Proteins from one Flavobacterium sp. N2038 genomic window:
- a CDS encoding chromate transporter produces the protein MFTIAMAPYFHKIAENNSIKAFVNGITAAVVGALVGSVFVIASRTIIDIPTLLIAIITVLALLYIKKIQEPVIIIVAAALGILIKLI, from the coding sequence TTGTTTACTATTGCAATGGCTCCTTATTTTCATAAAATTGCAGAAAATAATTCAATAAAAGCATTTGTTAATGGTATCACTGCTGCCGTTGTTGGCGCATTAGTAGGTTCTGTTTTTGTAATTGCTTCCCGAACCATAATAGATATTCCAACACTATTAATTGCAATTATTACCGTTCTTGCTTTGCTTTATATAAAGAAAATTCAAGAACCGGTAATTATAATTGTTGCAGCTGCTTTAGGAATATTGATAAAGCTTATTTAA